A single genomic interval of Fibrobacter sp. UWB4 harbors:
- the cysK gene encoding cysteine synthase A yields the protein MAIYNNILETIGNTPLVRINKLNKGDAEVYVKLEMFNPLGSAKDRVALNMIERAEQEGKLKPGALIIEPTSGNTGVGLAYVGAVKGYKVVLTMPDSMSMERRMLLKSLGAEVVLTEGAKGMAGCIAKANEIAAANPGSFIPQQFDNPANPEAHYLTTGPEIWRDTDGKVDVFIATAGTGGTVSGTAKFLKEKNPNVYVIAIEPDDSPMISKGVAGPHKIQGIGANFVPKNYDPKVIDEVYLTSTEKAGNAARAAAAEEGIFVGISSGAALECALTVAKRPEFKGKRIVAVLPDTGERYLSTWLWNT from the coding sequence ATGGCTATTTATAACAACATTCTCGAAACGATTGGCAATACGCCGCTCGTTCGCATTAACAAGCTCAATAAGGGCGATGCCGAAGTCTATGTGAAACTCGAAATGTTCAACCCGCTCGGTAGCGCAAAGGACCGCGTGGCGCTCAACATGATTGAACGTGCCGAGCAGGAAGGTAAGCTCAAGCCGGGTGCGCTTATCATTGAGCCGACGAGCGGTAACACGGGCGTGGGCCTTGCTTATGTCGGTGCCGTCAAGGGCTACAAGGTGGTGCTCACGATGCCCGATTCCATGAGCATGGAACGCCGTATGCTTTTGAAATCGCTCGGTGCCGAAGTAGTGCTGACCGAAGGTGCTAAGGGCATGGCAGGTTGCATTGCGAAGGCGAATGAAATTGCCGCTGCCAACCCGGGAAGTTTCATCCCGCAGCAGTTCGACAATCCTGCAAATCCCGAAGCGCATTACCTCACAACAGGTCCGGAAATCTGGCGCGATACGGATGGCAAGGTGGATGTGTTCATCGCTACCGCAGGCACGGGCGGGACCGTTTCTGGTACGGCAAAGTTCCTCAAGGAAAAGAATCCGAACGTCTACGTGATTGCAATTGAACCGGACGATTCTCCGATGATTTCCAAGGGCGTTGCTGGCCCGCACAAGATTCAGGGCATCGGTGCAAACTTTGTTCCGAAGAATTACGATCCGAAGGTGATTGACGAGGTCTACCTCACAAGCACCGAGAAGGCGGGAAATGCCGCTCGCGCAGCTGCTGCCGAAGAAGGAATCTTTGTCGGGATTTCGTCGGGTGCCGCTCTTGAATGCGCACTCACTGTTGCCAAGCGCCCGGAATTTAAGGGCAAGCGTATTGTCGCTGTGCTCCCGGATACCGGTGAACGTTACCTCAGCACCTGGCTCTGGAATACGTAA
- a CDS encoding CotH kinase family protein, producing the protein MSLAQTYDLPIVFVDTKGKCLDNKVTEKIPATMRVLDGKTNNVADSAKGTFYNIGIKVRGQSSAMFPKPGYGVEVRDSTGEGMDVSLFNLPPADDWVFHGPYVDKSMLRNALAHWLFRQAGRYSPRTKHFDLYINGVYRGVYVLIEKIKRGKYRVDVSKLKETDIAGDSLTGGYIWAFDKTGTNTGGAGSGPIEKEGFSTSDGLNVILHYPKKENIQKQQENYLKQYLNNLEGLFKNGGSGKGYDKYVDVGSAVDYVLHQEVTNNADSYWCSFFLYKPKDKGGKNGKELKEGKVTLGPPWDFNLAMSNGSQPENGGGQGGGGGGMWGGGGFGGGFGGGFSSSGNGWQIENSMKSGGGMMGSSLKAPNWLLKMWKDADYQKELKARWAELRSGVWHTKTLDLYLDSMKTYLKSAADRNFKRWPNLGKASGQNDPDPQPMKFCNSSGGGFGMAMGGYNATTWDGEVEHLRKKMKERMAWMDQQLGFSEPASPVVMAPVDPSIHEPDWQKDNDNDSIPGTVKIHPDNFSRLSPTNYFVVNGNNIEIQTDLGGTFAIVDLNGAVLYKTRIKTGTTMLEVPAKARDKHWIATLNGKMLSK; encoded by the coding sequence ATGTCCCTAGCGCAAACTTACGATTTGCCCATAGTCTTCGTGGACACCAAGGGTAAATGCCTCGATAATAAAGTCACCGAAAAAATTCCCGCAACCATGCGAGTACTGGACGGGAAAACAAACAATGTGGCAGACAGTGCTAAAGGCACGTTCTACAACATTGGAATCAAAGTCAGAGGCCAGTCCTCCGCCATGTTCCCCAAACCGGGTTACGGCGTAGAAGTCCGCGATTCAACGGGTGAAGGCATGGATGTAAGTTTGTTTAACCTTCCGCCTGCAGACGACTGGGTTTTCCACGGTCCTTATGTTGACAAGAGTATGCTCCGAAATGCTCTTGCTCATTGGCTTTTTAGACAGGCAGGCCGTTACAGCCCGCGCACCAAGCATTTTGACTTGTACATCAACGGCGTTTACCGCGGCGTGTACGTGCTCATCGAAAAAATCAAACGTGGCAAGTACCGCGTTGACGTAAGCAAGCTAAAAGAAACCGACATTGCAGGCGATAGCCTTACCGGCGGTTACATTTGGGCATTCGACAAGACCGGAACCAACACCGGTGGCGCAGGCAGTGGCCCAATTGAAAAGGAAGGATTTAGCACTTCTGACGGCTTGAACGTCATTTTGCACTACCCCAAGAAAGAAAACATTCAAAAGCAGCAGGAAAACTACCTGAAACAATATTTGAACAATCTTGAAGGCTTGTTCAAGAATGGTGGTAGCGGAAAGGGATACGACAAGTATGTCGATGTTGGCTCTGCTGTAGATTACGTTCTGCACCAGGAAGTCACCAACAACGCAGACTCCTATTGGTGCAGTTTCTTCTTGTACAAACCCAAAGATAAGGGTGGCAAGAATGGCAAAGAACTCAAAGAAGGCAAAGTTACACTTGGCCCTCCATGGGACTTCAACCTCGCTATGAGCAATGGCAGCCAGCCCGAAAATGGTGGCGGCCAAGGCGGCGGTGGCGGCGGCATGTGGGGTGGCGGCGGCTTTGGCGGTGGCTTCGGTGGCGGCTTCAGTAGCTCCGGCAACGGTTGGCAAATAGAAAACAGCATGAAGAGCGGTGGTGGCATGATGGGAAGTTCCTTGAAGGCTCCGAACTGGCTCTTGAAAATGTGGAAAGACGCCGATTACCAGAAAGAACTGAAGGCTCGTTGGGCTGAACTCCGCAGTGGCGTTTGGCACACCAAAACTTTAGACCTCTACTTGGATTCCATGAAGACGTACCTGAAGAGCGCTGCCGACAGAAACTTCAAGCGTTGGCCGAACTTGGGCAAGGCTAGCGGTCAAAACGATCCTGATCCACAGCCGATGAAATTCTGCAACAGCAGTGGTGGTGGCTTTGGCATGGCCATGGGTGGCTACAATGCAACAACTTGGGATGGCGAAGTCGAACATCTCCGCAAAAAGATGAAAGAAAGAATGGCCTGGATGGATCAACAGCTCGGATTCTCTGAACCCGCAAGCCCAGTTGTGATGGCTCCTGTCGATCCTTCAATCCATGAACCGGATTGGCAAAAGGACAATGACAATGATTCCATTCCTGGTACCGTAAAAATCCACCCGGATAATTTCAGTAGGCTCTCCCCGACAAACTACTTTGTCGTGAACGGCAACAACATTGAAATTCAAACGGATTTAGGCGGAACATTTGCCATTGTTGACTTGAACGGTGCTGTTCTGTACAAAACAAGAATCAAGACGGGAACCACGATGTTGGAAGTTCCTGCAAAGGCAAGAGACAAGCACTGGATAGCAACGCTTAACGGCAAAATGCTTTCTAAATAG
- a CDS encoding RNA methyltransferase has translation MSFNNDDSRRGFGNDRKRHFGRTARPTFDEAKFNREHPDDEPAQRNERDNRSFGERAPERREFSQERRGGIGSQAHLRRDRDDFANRPSRFNSDRPKRFEGERNFGERREFSQERRDFDKSRANQENFVPAVGDADAAPQVAVGGIKEVEELLNKSPLQVHRVLFMHKSGNPKLYELQKLAKRAHVHVQQVDSKILDSYARPNHGVVALMNEKELLNWMDIREEFFNARDTGEKKLIAVATNIEDPRNLGACIRSSLALGVDILLLPAKGMCGITPSVARTSAGALEKLRICRPDNLEGAIGELKMAGYQILGLDADTETNLAGFEFADHVVLAVGGEDVGLPPFIKKQCDAILRIPMKPEAHSYNASVALSLGLYEYARLRIKA, from the coding sequence ATGAGTTTCAATAATGACGACAGCCGTCGCGGTTTTGGTAACGATCGCAAGCGCCACTTTGGGCGCACAGCACGCCCCACGTTCGATGAGGCGAAGTTCAACCGCGAACATCCGGACGACGAACCGGCACAACGTAACGAACGCGACAATCGCAGCTTTGGTGAACGCGCTCCAGAACGCCGCGAATTTTCACAGGAACGCCGTGGTGGCATCGGTAGCCAGGCACACCTCCGTCGCGACCGCGACGATTTTGCAAACCGTCCAAGCCGTTTCAACAGCGACCGCCCGAAGCGCTTTGAAGGCGAGCGCAATTTTGGCGAACGCCGCGAATTTTCACAGGAACGCCGCGATTTTGACAAAAGCCGTGCCAATCAGGAAAACTTCGTACCGGCAGTCGGTGATGCCGACGCAGCCCCGCAAGTCGCCGTCGGTGGCATCAAGGAAGTCGAAGAGCTTTTGAACAAAAGCCCGCTCCAGGTCCACCGTGTGCTCTTCATGCACAAGTCCGGCAACCCGAAGCTCTATGAACTCCAGAAGCTCGCCAAGCGCGCCCATGTACACGTGCAGCAGGTCGATTCCAAGATTCTCGACAGCTACGCCCGCCCGAACCACGGCGTCGTAGCCCTCATGAACGAGAAGGAACTCCTCAACTGGATGGACATCCGCGAAGAATTCTTCAACGCTCGCGATACGGGCGAAAAGAAGCTTATCGCCGTAGCGACAAACATCGAAGACCCGCGTAACCTGGGTGCATGCATCCGTAGTTCGCTTGCCTTGGGCGTTGACATTCTGCTCCTCCCTGCGAAGGGCATGTGCGGCATTACCCCGAGCGTCGCCCGCACTTCTGCAGGCGCCCTCGAAAAGCTCCGCATCTGCCGCCCGGACAACCTTGAAGGCGCCATTGGCGAACTCAAGATGGCCGGCTACCAGATTCTCGGACTCGACGCCGACACTGAAACGAACCTCGCCGGCTTTGAATTTGCAGACCACGTAGTTCTCGCCGTCGGCGGTGAAGACGTGGGCCTTCCCCCGTTCATCAAGAAGCAGTGCGACGCCATACTCCGCATCCCGATGAAGCCCGAAGCCCATTCCTATAACGCTTCTGTCGCCCTCTCGCTCGGCCTGTACGAATATGCACGCCTGCGCATAAAGGCTTAA
- a CDS encoding 5-formyltetrahydrofolate cyclo-ligase: MAASIVIVILVLLIFGSSPIVEMILKMRRMKKGDDIIKEPWQEIHDIPGYHDARNIAAFYPLKGEPNIMPILEKLATEGRLLLPKCEGDGIMHFYKIANLKKDLVKGHYGIMEPREGIEKFEGDIPVFLVPGVKFNWDGSRQGHGKGYYDRFLAKYPNAFKAGIMTPAQLSKEPLVQKETDVKMHTVIACREKY, from the coding sequence ATGGCAGCGTCCATCGTTATTGTAATCTTAGTGTTGCTGATTTTCGGCAGCAGCCCCATCGTCGAGATGATCCTGAAGATGCGTCGCATGAAAAAAGGCGATGACATCATCAAGGAACCGTGGCAAGAAATCCACGACATTCCGGGCTACCACGATGCAAGAAACATCGCGGCTTTTTACCCGCTCAAGGGCGAGCCGAATATCATGCCGATTCTTGAGAAACTCGCCACCGAAGGACGCCTTTTGCTCCCGAAGTGCGAAGGAGACGGCATCATGCACTTTTACAAGATTGCAAACCTCAAGAAGGACTTGGTCAAGGGGCACTATGGAATCATGGAGCCCCGCGAAGGCATCGAGAAGTTTGAAGGCGACATTCCTGTGTTCCTGGTCCCAGGCGTAAAGTTCAACTGGGACGGGAGCAGACAAGGTCACGGCAAGGGATATTACGATAGGTTCCTTGCAAAATACCCGAACGCATTTAAGGCAGGGATTATGACTCCGGCGCAACTTTCCAAGGAACCGCTAGTGCAGAAAGAAACCGATGTGAAGATGCACACGGTGATCGCCTGCCGAGAAAAGTACTAG
- a CDS encoding ribonuclease D: MVDSEESLANLLADLELYDMAAVDTEADSMYHYTARLCLIQITIGEHHYIVDPLCGLDLAPLFKARAMQTLIFHGADYDLRLLWQTYGFSPKSIFDTMLAAKLLGEQHLGLADLVKEYFGDELKKENQRADWTIRPLSLDMCEYAIHDTFYLHELCAILAEKLQQAGRMNWLTEQCNTLIEHARTPNAPKKDPWRITGSSIYGPCALNILKHLWEWREKQAEELDRPPYKVMQSELMLAIVNAQNSHFPEVSETFLPKLPRNFKGDRLDSFLNMLRTAVAVPECDWPMRLPKAPPPPVIPHSDLLNALKTWRDEKAEELKIDAALLANKSQLIWLAAPGNIPWEKRYEEAHLMHWQQNIWNEILRDKLPTAKRIGDEE; this comes from the coding sequence TTGGTAGATAGTGAAGAATCGCTCGCAAACTTGCTTGCAGATTTGGAACTCTATGACATGGCCGCAGTCGACACCGAAGCGGATTCCATGTACCATTACACGGCTCGTCTCTGTCTTATCCAGATTACCATTGGCGAACACCATTATATTGTGGACCCGCTTTGTGGGCTGGACCTTGCACCGCTGTTCAAGGCGCGGGCAATGCAGACGCTGATTTTCCATGGTGCAGATTACGACCTCAGACTTTTGTGGCAGACTTACGGCTTTTCGCCGAAGAGCATTTTCGACACGATGCTTGCCGCGAAGCTTCTGGGCGAACAGCACCTCGGGCTTGCCGATTTGGTCAAGGAATATTTTGGCGACGAGCTCAAGAAAGAAAACCAGAGAGCCGACTGGACGATTCGACCACTTTCGCTGGACATGTGCGAATACGCCATCCACGATACGTTCTACCTTCACGAACTTTGTGCCATTTTAGCTGAAAAACTGCAACAGGCCGGTCGCATGAACTGGCTTACGGAGCAGTGCAACACGCTTATCGAACACGCAAGGACCCCGAACGCCCCGAAAAAAGATCCGTGGCGCATTACGGGTTCCAGCATTTATGGCCCCTGCGCATTGAACATTCTCAAGCACTTGTGGGAATGGCGTGAAAAGCAAGCCGAAGAACTCGACCGTCCGCCTTATAAGGTGATGCAGTCCGAGCTGATGCTTGCGATTGTAAACGCCCAGAATTCGCATTTCCCGGAAGTCAGCGAAACGTTCCTGCCAAAGCTCCCCCGCAATTTCAAGGGCGACCGTCTAGATTCGTTCCTGAACATGCTGCGCACAGCTGTGGCCGTCCCGGAATGCGATTGGCCGATGCGCCTCCCGAAGGCTCCACCACCGCCAGTCATCCCACATTCGGACTTGCTCAACGCACTCAAGACGTGGCGTGACGAAAAAGCCGAAGAGCTGAAAATCGATGCAGCGCTCCTTGCGAACAAGTCTCAGCTGATCTGGCTTGCTGCCCCGGGGAACATCCCGTGGGAAAAGCGCTACGAAGAAGCTCACTTGATGCATTGGCAACAAAATATCTGGAACGAAATTTTACGTGACAAGTTGCCGACGGCAAAGCGCATTGGCGACGAAGAATAA